Proteins encoded within one genomic window of Panicum virgatum strain AP13 chromosome 1N, P.virgatum_v5, whole genome shotgun sequence:
- the LOC120655854 gene encoding glycerophosphodiester phosphodiesterase GDPD1, chloroplastic-like isoform X1 — protein MAPGIFPPRRGRFDFHRRPPYKGAFPFPSPSRPRHPISIRFNAGAFRRLAPAKSSSGPLTPPIEQETSRGRRDTHNGPAQGRARRRRAHPGRGGPRPGGRRGGRGPRGARAGRAVLGGRAPREGDERAGVGGPAAAGSPREHRPLLQRRRALPRRLRRVRRPDVSEENREYRILQVTKDGCPIIFHDNFIYTEEDGIISQKRVTDLQLEDFVQYGPQNEQGKIGKPLLRKMKGGRMLNWNVQSEDALCTLQEAFEKVNPRLGFNVELKFDDYLEYEEEELTRILQAILKVIYEYAKDRPILFSSFQPDAAQLMRKLQSKYSVYFLTNGGTEIYTDVRRNSLEEAIKLCLGSGLQGIVSEARGIFRHPAAIPKIKEANLSLLTYGTLNNVPEAVYMQHLMGVNGVIVDLVPEITEAVSELIALPEPDPEVENLSNNQAAKGAATPNFSQREISFLLRLIPELVQ, from the exons ATGGCACCCGGAATATTcccgccacgccgcggccgctTCGATTTCCACCGTCGCCCGCCTTATAAAGGCGCCTTCCCGTTTCCTTCCCCGTCGCGACCTCGCCACCCAATTTCAATTCGGTTCAACGCCGGCGCTTTCCGCCGCCTCGCCCCGGCCAAATCCTCCTCCGGTCCTCTCACCCCGCCGATCGAGCAGGAGAccagccgcggccggcgcgacaCGCACAATGGCCCAGCTCAAGGCCGCGCGCGTCGCCGACGTGCCCACCCTGGACGTGGTGGCCCCCGGCCTGGTGGTCGCCGGGGCGGACGCGGcccccgcggcgcgcgcgccgggCGGGCGGTTCTCGGTGGTCGGGCACCGCGGGAAGGGGATGAACGCGCTGGCGTCGGCGGACCGGCGGCTGCAGGAAGTCCGCGAGAACACCGTCCGCTCCTTCAACGACGCCGCGCGCTTCCCCGTCGACTACGTCGAGTTcgacgtccag ATGTATCAGAAGAGAACCGTGAATATCGAATTTTGCAGGTCACCAAGGATGGGTGCCCAATCATCTTCCATGACAACTTCATCTACACCGAAGAAGAT GGCATAATTTCACAGAAGCGCGTCACTGATCTTCAGTTGGAAGACTTCGTCCAGTATGGACCGCAAAATGAGCAGGGGAAG ATCGGGAAGCCCCTCCTTCGCAAAATGAAGGGCGGCAGAATGCTGAACTGGAATGTGCAGTCAGAGGATGCTCTTTGCACGCTTCAAGAAGCATTCGAGAAGGTGAACCCGAGATTGGGCTTCAACGTTGAGCTCAAATTCGATGACTATCTTGAatacgaggaggaggagctcacTCGCATCCTCCAGGCCATCTTGAAG GTGATCTATGAGTACGCCAAGGACAGGCCTATACTCTTCTCTAGCTTCCAGCCTGATGCTGCGCAGCTCATGCGGAAACTGCAGAGCAAATACTCT GTATACTTCTTGACAAACGGAGGGACAGAGATTTACACTGACGTGAGGAGGAACTCGTTGGAGGAGGCCATCAAGCTATGCCTTGGCAGCGGCCTGCAAGGGATAGTTTCCGAGGCCCGTGGGATATTCAGGCACCCTGCTGCCATACCAAAGATCAAAGAGGCCAACCTCTCCCTGCTGACCTACGGAACATTGAA TAACGTGCCGGAGGCCGTGTACATGCAGCACCTGATGGGGGTGAATGGGGTGATCGTCGACCTGGTGCCGGAGATCACCGAGGCTGTCTCCGAGCTCATCGCCCTGCCAGAGCCTGACCCTGAAGTCGAGAACTTGAGCAACAACCAGGCTGCTAAAGGCGCTGCAACACCGAATTTCTCGCAACGCGAGATCTCGTTCCTGCTGAGGCTCATACCTGAGCTTGTCCAATAA
- the LOC120655854 gene encoding glycerophosphodiester phosphodiesterase GDPD2-like isoform X2: MAQLKAARVADVPTLDVVAPGLVVAGADAAPAARAPGGRFSVVGHRGKGMNALASADRRLQEVRENTVRSFNDAARFPVDYVEFDVQVTKDGCPIIFHDNFIYTEEDGIISQKRVTDLQLEDFVQYGPQNEQGKIGKPLLRKMKGGRMLNWNVQSEDALCTLQEAFEKVNPRLGFNVELKFDDYLEYEEEELTRILQAILKVIYEYAKDRPILFSSFQPDAAQLMRKLQSKYSVYFLTNGGTEIYTDVRRNSLEEAIKLCLGSGLQGIVSEARGIFRHPAAIPKIKEANLSLLTYGTLNNVPEAVYMQHLMGVNGVIVDLVPEITEAVSELIALPEPDPEVENLSNNQAAKGAATPNFSQREISFLLRLIPELVQ, from the exons ATGGCCCAGCTCAAGGCCGCGCGCGTCGCCGACGTGCCCACCCTGGACGTGGTGGCCCCCGGCCTGGTGGTCGCCGGGGCGGACGCGGcccccgcggcgcgcgcgccgggCGGGCGGTTCTCGGTGGTCGGGCACCGCGGGAAGGGGATGAACGCGCTGGCGTCGGCGGACCGGCGGCTGCAGGAAGTCCGCGAGAACACCGTCCGCTCCTTCAACGACGCCGCGCGCTTCCCCGTCGACTACGTCGAGTTcgacgtccag GTCACCAAGGATGGGTGCCCAATCATCTTCCATGACAACTTCATCTACACCGAAGAAGAT GGCATAATTTCACAGAAGCGCGTCACTGATCTTCAGTTGGAAGACTTCGTCCAGTATGGACCGCAAAATGAGCAGGGGAAG ATCGGGAAGCCCCTCCTTCGCAAAATGAAGGGCGGCAGAATGCTGAACTGGAATGTGCAGTCAGAGGATGCTCTTTGCACGCTTCAAGAAGCATTCGAGAAGGTGAACCCGAGATTGGGCTTCAACGTTGAGCTCAAATTCGATGACTATCTTGAatacgaggaggaggagctcacTCGCATCCTCCAGGCCATCTTGAAG GTGATCTATGAGTACGCCAAGGACAGGCCTATACTCTTCTCTAGCTTCCAGCCTGATGCTGCGCAGCTCATGCGGAAACTGCAGAGCAAATACTCT GTATACTTCTTGACAAACGGAGGGACAGAGATTTACACTGACGTGAGGAGGAACTCGTTGGAGGAGGCCATCAAGCTATGCCTTGGCAGCGGCCTGCAAGGGATAGTTTCCGAGGCCCGTGGGATATTCAGGCACCCTGCTGCCATACCAAAGATCAAAGAGGCCAACCTCTCCCTGCTGACCTACGGAACATTGAA TAACGTGCCGGAGGCCGTGTACATGCAGCACCTGATGGGGGTGAATGGGGTGATCGTCGACCTGGTGCCGGAGATCACCGAGGCTGTCTCCGAGCTCATCGCCCTGCCAGAGCCTGACCCTGAAGTCGAGAACTTGAGCAACAACCAGGCTGCTAAAGGCGCTGCAACACCGAATTTCTCGCAACGCGAGATCTCGTTCCTGCTGAGGCTCATACCTGAGCTTGTCCAATAA